From the Chryseobacterium sp. G0201 genome, the window GCTTAAAAGATATTGTTGATATTAAAATTGAGCAAACCTCACAACCCACTTTTCATAAAAACTTTGAATTATTAATTGAAGATTTAGAAGAAAAGCAAGGTGAAGGTTTCGAAACCTGGATTTCTTTCTCCACAGAAAAACAAAAAGAAAGACTTGAATCTATCTTTGAAGAATTAGAACATGAAGTTCCTTTTAAAAGTTTTAAATCTGAGCTTCATGAAGGTTTTGTAGATAACGACAATAAGCTTTTGGTTTACACTGATCACCAGATATTTGACCGTTACCAAAGATATAAAGCCAAAAATAATTTTGCAAAATCTGAACAGCTTACCTTAAAAGATCTGATGTCTCTGAAAATCGGAGATTATATCGCTCACATCGACCACGGAATCGGAAAATTCATGGGATTGGTAAAAGTGAATAATGATGGTAAAATTCAGGAATGTTTTAAACTGACCTATAAAAACGGTGACTTATTATATGTAAGTATTCATTCGCTTCATAAGATTTCAAAATTCAACGGTCCGGATGGAAAAGAAGTTGTTCTAAGCAAGTTGGGATCGCCAGCCTGGAAATCTTTAAAACAGAAAACTAAAGCCAAAGTAAAACAAATTGCTTTTGACCTTATCAGACTGTATGCTGAAAGAAAAACGGCAAAAGGTTTTGCTTTTACACCGGATTCTTACCTGCAAAACGAGTTGGAAGCAAGTTTTATTTATGAAGATACTCCTGATCAGGAAAAAGCAACCATTGATGTAAAAAAAGATATGGAAGCCGATACCGTGATGGACAGATTAGTCTGCGGAGACGTAGGTTTCGGTAAAACGGAAGTTGCTGTGCGTGCTGCTTTCAAAGCGGCAACCGACGGAAAACAGGTTGCAATATTGGTTCCGACCACGATTTTGGCCTTTCAACATTATAGAAGTTTTAAAGAAAGATTAAAAGATTTTCCGGTAAATGTAGACTATGTTAACCGTTTCAGAACGGCTAAGCAGAAATCTGAAACATTAGCTGCTTTAAAAAACGGAAAAGTAGATATTATCATTGGAACGCACCAGTTGGCAAGCGCAAGTGTTAAGTTTAAAGATTTAGGTTTATTAATTATTGATGAAGAGCATAAGTTCGGAGTTTCAGTAAAAGATAAATTGAAGACTTTAAAAAGTAATGTTGATACGTTGACATTAACAGCAACACCAATTCCTAGAACATTACAGTTTTCATTGATGGCAGCACGAGATTTATCGGTAATTAAAACGCCACCGCCAAACAGACAGCCTGTGGATACGCAACTTGTTGGCTTTAATGAAGAAATAATTCGTGATGCAGTTTCTTATGAATTACAAAGAGACGGACAGGTTTATTTTATTAATAACAGGATTGAAAACCTAAAAGATATTGCAGGATTAATCCAAAGATTGGTTCCTGATGCAAGAGTGATCACCGGTCACGGTCAAATGGAAGGAAAACAGCTCGAAAAGAATGTTCTGGACTTCATGGAAGGAAAATATGACGTTCTGGTTTCCACAACAATCGTTGAAAGTGGGGTGGACGTACCGAATGCGAACACCATTTTTATTAATGATGCCCAGCGATTTGGGATGGCAGATCTTCACCAGATGAGAGGAAGGGTAGGACGAAGTAACAGAAAGGCTTTTTGTTATTTAATCACTCCGCCTTACGATATGATGACATCGGATGCGAGAAAACGTCTTGAAGCTATTGAGCAGTTTTCTGATCTGGGAAGTGGTTTCCAGATTGCGATGAAAGATCTGGAAATCCGTGGTGCAGGAGATCTTTTAGGTGCTGAACAAAGTGGATTTATTAATGAAATGGGCTTTGAGACTTATCAAAAATTAATGCAGGAAGCGTTGGAAGAACTTAAAGATGATAAGGATTTTGAAGATTTATTTGATAATGAAGAAGACAGAAACAAGCTCTTTAAATCTGTAAAAGATGTAAATATTGATACCGATCTGGAATTAATGCTTCCTGATTCTTATATCTCAAATACCGAAGAACGATTGTTACTTTATCAGAAACTTGCTGAGATCAATAATGAGATAGATCTGCAAAAATTTGAAGTTGAATTGATCGACCGTTTTGGAAGTTTACCCAAGGAAGCCATTAATTTACTAAAGAGTGTTGCTCTAAAATGGCTTGCTTCCGACATCGGTTTTGAGAAAATTGTCATGAAGAATGGAGTGTTTTTAGGATACTTTCCCGGTAACCCTCAAGATAAATTTTATCAGACAAGTAAGTTTAAAAACATTATTAGTTACCTCACTTCAAATCCTGCAGAAGCCCAACTGAAGGAGAAAGTAAGCAAGGATGGAAATCACCTTATGATGAGAAAAGATAAGATAATAAATGTCGATGAGGTGAATTATCTATTAAGTTCAATTTTAAAGAATGAAGATTAATTCAATATAAAGAGAAAAAATCTATTGTCTAAAATTGATCAAATTTAACTTTAGATGAAATATTTCAACAAATTCCGTGTTTTCAATATTGAAATTTAGCAGAATTTGTTGAAATATTTGTTTTATAGATGATCTTCGTCATGTATTTTCAAAATGAATAAAAATTTTTATTAAAATAATATTAAATTAACGTAAGTTTTTTTTGTCCTGATTTTTAGAAAATTATAAGGATAGAGGCTCTTTTTTTCACTACTTATAGAGAAATTTTAAGATGATTTCACTTTAAAAATTAATTCAAACACATTATTTTCTATTGTTGTTAAAATGCCATAGAGGTATATCTGATGGTGAATTTGTGTATAAAATAAAGTCACTGTTTATTGATAAAACAGGAGGTATTAAATATCTTTAGGGTGAATTATTATATAAGACTGTCATAGGAGAAAATGAATTTAATTCAATATAATAGGAAATAAGTCTACTTTTTTATAGATTAAAAATATCTTGTAAATTGCTTATTTCTATTGGTTTACGGAAGGTAGGTGGATTTTTTAAGATTTTTTTTTCTTTATCTTTGCAGACCCTTATTATGAAAAAAACTGTGTATTTATGCGTAGTTGGACTATTGTCAGTCTATACTCACGCTCAGGTGGGCCTTGGGATTAGTACCCCCCAAGCTTCTCTCGATGTCAACGGGAAAACCACCTTAAGAAAAGAACTTAGAGTCGGCGGTACTTCAACCCAGATCGGAAATGCTGGAGTAAATGGCCAAGTTTTGGTTTCTCAAGGAGATGGGATTTCTCCTCAATGGAAATCATTGAACAATGTCTACTTTATGGAGGAAGGGCAATACAAATTAACCAATTCGTATTTGTCATCAGATCAAGCAGGTATTACTATTCTTTCTAACGGAGTCTTGGGCGACAGTGTTTACAAAAACAGTGTAGGCGATGATATCACCGATTTGAACAAAGGAAAATGGGTGAAAATTGCTGGTCTTGAGAATAGCTTTACTATTAAAAACGGACTCAATAGACTTACATATCAATTCCAAACAGGGGTTGAAATGAAATCTTCAGCACCAGATGCATCTCAGAATGTAAGCTTTACTTGCGGAATTTTCAGAAACAGTAAACTAGTAGCTGTTCGTCCGGACAAAATTTCTTCAACCAATAATTCTGAAAAAAACGGTATCCAGGATTATATTTTTACATTGAATTATACGGAGCCAGATGTTCCGGTAGGTGTACACAAGGTTGAGGTTGCGTGCAGGAAAATTAATGTTTCCAACTCAAGTGCTCAGTTTGCTATTGGGCGTAGTGTGGCAAGCAACAATAATCTCTCTAATGCATTCACTTTAGAATCTGCATTCAAGATAGACCTTATCGAATTTATAACCTACAAAGTAAACTAATCAATGAAAAATATATTATTTATCCTATTTTCTACAATAGGGTTGTCTCTTTCTGCTCAAGTGGGAGTAGCTACTCCTGAGCCTAAAGCGATGCTGGACGTTAACGGAAATATTAACCTTAGAGGAAAATTAGTAGTTCTGAATGCTGCAGACAGCAAACTTTCAGAAGGAAGAGATGATCAGCTTTTGGTTTCACAGGGCGAAGGACTTGCCCCTACATGGAAATCTCTTCGTATTCCTGATTATGAAGCGAATAAATTTTATTTAATTTATAATAACTCTTTTTCAGATAGAGTGGGTACAACCTTCACCTCTTCAGAAGAACCTACGATTGCATCAAGATCGGCTTCTTTTACGAAAAACAGTAGCTTTAGTACTTTTAGTCAATTCAAAAAAATTCCGGGATTATCTCAGACATTTAATGTATACAGTACGGAAAGTAAAACTTACTTCCAGTTTGAAACGGTAATTCAAGCCAATTTTGCAACTGTAGGAACAACAGATACATCAATTGATTATGCATGTGGAATTTTTGTTGATGATAAATTAGTAAATCTAAGACAAGGAAATCTGAAAGCGGTTAACTCAACAAATCCTTTTCTTACCCACAACCAGATAGGGCTTGCTCAAAACCTTGCAAAAGGAGTACACACAGTGAGTGTAGCTTGCTCAAGATTAAAATCATATAACGTACCTACAGGAATAACACTAGGTATAGGAACCAGTGTTTCTGATAATATTGATTCTTATA encodes:
- the mfd gene encoding transcription-repair coupling factor is translated as MQLKTINEKFLPDLLKKEFGKEIFTQLENNQHISVKGSAGSSTSIFVAELFLTQKHTILFVIDDKEDALYVNTEMEDLLGKEKVLYFPATHLEPYQVEKTQNANLVLRTEVLNKINSSKSPKVIVAYAGALSEKVLKKEDFKAISHQIKVGDQLDFDFVDELLSHYSFQQTDFVSEPGEFSVRGGIVDVFSYSYEKPYRITFFGNEVESIKTFDIETQLSIEKVKELQLVSNMNFSVTGTRVSLLQLLPKESFIVSKNGVVAVQKIKTFYEKSLEKFETLSKDIAHRAPQELFISDQEFLFDYKKFKTIDFSSVSIESLKDIVDIKIEQTSQPTFHKNFELLIEDLEEKQGEGFETWISFSTEKQKERLESIFEELEHEVPFKSFKSELHEGFVDNDNKLLVYTDHQIFDRYQRYKAKNNFAKSEQLTLKDLMSLKIGDYIAHIDHGIGKFMGLVKVNNDGKIQECFKLTYKNGDLLYVSIHSLHKISKFNGPDGKEVVLSKLGSPAWKSLKQKTKAKVKQIAFDLIRLYAERKTAKGFAFTPDSYLQNELEASFIYEDTPDQEKATIDVKKDMEADTVMDRLVCGDVGFGKTEVAVRAAFKAATDGKQVAILVPTTILAFQHYRSFKERLKDFPVNVDYVNRFRTAKQKSETLAALKNGKVDIIIGTHQLASASVKFKDLGLLIIDEEHKFGVSVKDKLKTLKSNVDTLTLTATPIPRTLQFSLMAARDLSVIKTPPPNRQPVDTQLVGFNEEIIRDAVSYELQRDGQVYFINNRIENLKDIAGLIQRLVPDARVITGHGQMEGKQLEKNVLDFMEGKYDVLVSTTIVESGVDVPNANTIFINDAQRFGMADLHQMRGRVGRSNRKAFCYLITPPYDMMTSDARKRLEAIEQFSDLGSGFQIAMKDLEIRGAGDLLGAEQSGFINEMGFETYQKLMQEALEELKDDKDFEDLFDNEEDRNKLFKSVKDVNIDTDLELMLPDSYISNTEERLLLYQKLAEINNEIDLQKFEVELIDRFGSLPKEAINLLKSVALKWLASDIGFEKIVMKNGVFLGYFPGNPQDKFYQTSKFKNIISYLTSNPAEAQLKEKVSKDGNHLMMRKDKIINVDEVNYLLSSILKNED